In Octopus sinensis unplaced genomic scaffold, ASM634580v1 Contig01766, whole genome shotgun sequence, the genomic window ACtggaaaaatgatatatatatatatatatatatatatatatatatatatatatatgtgtgtgtgtgtgtattgggaagCCCTTCACATCGAcaaccggtgattgtcacacgctgatgacggatcaatacccagaaacccgggtccgtgtgtatcacgtcagatCGAAGATgcgaaggatggcttccctttgcaaatactgatagggcacagaaagtgtgtctatagccagctggaggaggtgtctctCCGGGGCTACAAGGTACAGTAGCATCCATCCTTAAGGgttatccacatttaagtggcaaatatacttcacgatgtcgtgcagctactgtttatacctcgttcagagatttattttacacatacacacatatatatattatacatatataggtttataGGTGCAAAAATTGCGTATAAATTTGTGAGTGGGCTGTTTTGCTTAAATGGTAAAGCACGTGAGCGGTAATCAATTGGATGTGAGTTCGAGCCTCATGGCTGCTTGCTGACAATTGTTTTCCGCTttatatggatattttatcctgTCGCTGCTGTTCTATCAGCTCTTCTGCGTTTGAAAATCAGTTATTACCTTATCTGTATCCTACAATACACTTCTATGCttgtaaaaacaaacattagtttgtttacacgcgcacacacacacacacacaccacacacacacacacacacacacaccacacacacacacaacacacacacacacacacatatatatatatatatatatatatatatatatatatatgtatatttaattgtatatattcacTTCATTTCCATAATACAAAATCTCTGTAGTTGCATAAATGTTTCATTTTCTCATGGTAAAATTTCTAACATTCCATGAAAAAGTGTGTTGCTCCCATTGTGTGTTGGTACGTTTGCCAGGCTGTGTGTACGCATGTCGGTAGATATTTCATTGGAGGAGGGAATGATTTATAAACCGTGAGAAATAATTAAGATCATTATTTACTGCTAATGACTATGATTGTTCTTACACACGCATAGGAACTCAAGAATGCaggaacattcacacacacagaaatacaaagaTGCGTATTCACATAGAATCATAATCAGTTAGACAAAATCTTGAGAATAagttagatagaaagagagagagagagagaggagagagagagagtgagactgaGTAAAAAAGAGAAGACATATAAATTATAGAGGtagtacattaaaaaatattaccAACAAAAGTTGAACTTACAATATCTCTAAACTGGTAAGGTTATGGAAGATTCGGTGATCGATTTTTTCGATCGTATTATTCTTCAAATATCTGTAACATAAAACAATGTATAAAGGAAAGTGTAAATGAAAGTTTTCTGGTAAAAGAAGGccaagaagatgatgatgatgaagcataagaagaaaggcaaaagaaaatgaagatttaAAAGGTAAGAGatgaaacagaaaaaggaaaggaaaaagacgAAGGAGATGAAACAGAAGAAACGAAAGGAGATGAAAAACACgagcaaggaaaaagaaaaagaggaagaaaaaagacaaacatgataaataataataataataatataataataataataataataataataataataataataacataataatataataataataataataacaataataataataataataatataataataataataataataatgataataataacaataataataataataataataataataataacataataatataataataataataataacaatataataataataatgataataataataataataaataataataataataatataataataataataagaagaagaagaagaagaagaagaagaagagaagaagaagaagaagaagaagaagaagagaagaagaagaagaagagcaatagCAACATCAGTAACAATGATAACTACAACAAGAAGAAAAGTAGGGAAAAAAGAAGAGGGAGAACGCGGAAACAAAGAAGAGAAAGACTacgaagaagacgaaaaagacgAATAAGAAGAAGTAATCATACAGATATATTACCAATATGGGAGCAGATTATGAGTTAGTGTGATGAAAAGAGCGAGGGAAAAGTGGaattaaattatagaaaaatatgaaaaatcatatTTTCTTAATAAAACTGAAGAACTTACAATATCTTTAGTCTAGAAAGATCCTCGAAGCTTCCTTGTTCAATACTCGAAATATTATTTCTGTATAAGTATCTGCAGCagtaaagaataatgataatatttgttATGGAACAAGGAtaaaacgaagaaaaagaaaagaagcactagaagaaaaagtacaggaagaagaagaaaagcaagaagaagaaaaagagaagaagaagagcaagaagaagaagaagagcaagaagaagaagaagaagaagaagaagaagaagaagaagataaggatTGTTGAAAAGTGGTAAAAGGTAACCGAAAATATAGTTAAAGGTAAGGAGACGCTTTCGAAGATTGAGAATGGACTTTGAAATAGAGAGAACATGATGGGAAAATAACACAGATGCAcctaatcacatacacatatatgcatataaatcatacacgcatacatttatgtacagatTGTAAAAACGTAGTTCAGATATACccatatttcacacacatattcacacacatattcacacacacacgaaaatatgGTGAGAGAGAATATCCGTTTAAAAGGAAAACGCGACAGAGTCAGAAGCATATGAAAATGTGGAATATTATGGGGCCTATGATGCAAATTGCAAGTGCTGTAAACTGATGACGTTTACAGAGAGAAACGAATTAGTGAGAATTGTTATAAGCATTTATTTTGCgttatctcataaataatgcagttattTCAATTGGACGAACCAAAAGCCGAAGGGGGCGGGATAAACTACTTACACGAACTTGTTATAAAATCAGGttgtaattttactttgtacttattcttagttcaAGATATGAATAGTGCAGTTCAATTTAACGCTTACTTTTTCAACGTTCTAATGCAAGTGACAAAAGAGCATACtgagaatattttattgtatattctgCTTCTATATCtaaggtgaaggtgcatgactcagtggatagagcgtcgagcttacgatcgtgaggttgtgagttcgaatcccggaccgggctgcgtgttgtgttcttgagctagacactttatttcacgctgctccagttcactcagctgtagaaatgagttgcgacgtcactggtgccaagctgtatcaacctttgtctttcccttggataacactggtggcgtggagaggggaggctggtatgcatgggcgactgctggccttccataaacaacctcgcccggacttgtgtctaggagggtaactttctaggtgcaatcccatggtctgtgtcgtgaccgaagggggtctccgaaggtgaatgaataaaattgaaatgaatagaaaaaaattggAGGAAGAGAAGCCAGTAAAGAAGAATAATGGAATGAAAATGGATGAGTAAAAATGGGTCCGAACTATTTAGTCAAAGCCACATAAGGCAGAATTCACATGCATAGGAACATACATGTAACATTTCTATGTTTTGATGTTTACATAAAATTCCAGTTGTGCTCATCTTTATAGATTCAAGAGAATATAGCTCAAATTTAAGGACAGAAAATGTGTAAGAATCAAAAGAGATGAGAATGAACGTGTAACACATTTATAGAAATTTTGCATTCATAAAGTTGTATgaactaaaataaacaaacttacaaTTCCTTTAAACTTTGAAGACCTTGGAAGATTTCTTTCGAAAAATGCGAAATGCTGTTTCTGTGAAGAgacctatagcagaaaagatatACGATAAATGTTTGTATACAAAATATTGGtaggataataataaaataggagaGTGGGTGAGAAGAGAGATTgcgacaaataataataatgatactactactactactactactactactactactactactactactactactaataataataataataataataataataataatagaaggagAGTAAGAAGAGGGGAAAGAAGAGGTGGAtgaagaaggagtagaagaaaaaagaacaggaagaagaaaaataagaattattttaATAAGGAGTTGtcgaagaagacaaagaaaacgcGCAAATATGATGAGAGAGAATGTATTTCATTAGAGAAAGGGTAGCTAGTAAAATGATGCAAGTTACGATTGCTAAAATCTAGTATTGcttggaaagagaaagaaatatgacTATATTCTAAGTACTTATATATTTCACGTCTCCATCTATAAGTTGCAGTATTAGAGAAATAACCTGAAGCGAAAGAGGAAGTTGGAGATGAATAGAAGAATTCGGTGGAAGAGAGGACGGACATGGTCAAgctatacatatagtcatatttaCACGCAGACACTAACATGTACataaacttacacatatacattttcatTGATACGTTTTGCAGTAGACATATATAATATCCCAGTTGGACTCGCCTTCAGAAGCCACCAAGCAGATATTGTGCCAATATTGGGAGAGAATATGAGTTAGAAGGCTACAAAGTTAGGGAAAGTGAAACGAGAGGACAGAAAAGTTATGTAAGAATAACATTCATCATACATAATATAGTATCATCGAGACTAAATGAACTTACAATAATTGTAATCGATAAAGACTTTCGAAGCTTCCCTGTTCAATACTCGAAATATTATTTCCGTTTAAATATCTGTAGCAATAAAGAACAAGGGTAAGAAtcatggaaaatatttgtgacaACATATGCAATAATTATAGGTCTGAATTGAAATAAACAATGACAAGGTATATTGGTAAACACGAAGAAAAgtaagaggaaggaggagaagttggaggaggaggagggggagaagaagaagaagaagagggaggaggagaaaaagaagaaggagaagaaaacgaagaagaagaagaggacggagaatgagaaaaagaaagaagaaaagaaaaaaagaaggagaaggtgaagaagaagaaaaagaaggaggaggaggtgaaggaggaAGTAGAAAcgaaaaagtagaaaaagaagaaaaagaaagacgaagaaaaagagaagaagagaagaagaagaagaagaagaggagggagaagaaagaagaagaagaagaagagggaggaggagaaaaagaagaagaaggaaaagtagaagaagaagaagaagaagaagacggagaatgagaagaagaagaagaagaagaggacggagaatgagagaagaagaagaagaagaagaagaagaagaagaagaagaagaagaagaaaaaaatacaaagaataagagGAAAATGAATAGGGAAAGAAGTTGTTTGTTAAGAGGTAGTTGGGGACAAAAGTAGGCACAAAGAccctcatatatgcatatacatgcatcatacgaCGGACTGGAATTGATGGACGTGAGGCAGAAGGAAAAGTCAGGCGCACGGCGTGCCACAGGTTTATACTGAGTTTTAAACCATGTGCTTTGTAACAACATTCCTTCTACACAAACTGCTGTCCctggattatatatgtgtatgtgtctgagtgtgcgtgcgtgtgtgtgagtggaaatGCGAATGTGtgtgatcatatatatgtgtgcgtcagCTCAGAGATGTTCTGAAATGTTTTCTTCGGGAAAGCGAATTCCTTTGTGACATCTGAGTCCTAAACAATAGGCCATccatgaatatttataaaatcttaTAATTCCCTGCGTGAAGTAACTCTCGATGAAAGTATATTGCTCACACTTTTTCGTTCGTGTAAAACAGTGTAAAACAATTATTCTGATAGTTTGGTTTTCTGTAAGTATGTGCCTTCTTACAAACACAGGCATAATTGTACACGCCACACACAGATACCTGTTCCTTCCTACTCTAGACACAAATCCCGAAATTGTCGGGGAGgggccggtcgattagatcgaccgcagtatgcaactggcacttaatttatcgaccctgaaaggatgaaaggcaaagtcgacttccgcggaatttgaacgcagaacgtaaagacagacgaaataccgctaagcatttcgcccagtgtgctgagaattctgccagctcaccgccttaaaaactTTCGTTTCTACTTTAGGGACAAGGCCCCAAAATGTTGGCAATGGGGCccgttgattagatcgaccacagtacaaaattaatacttaatttatcgactcccgaaaggtggaaagacaaagtcgaccttggcgccTTTGTTGACATGTTCACACTCATGCATACGTTCATTATCATACgcaaaatttttgtttattcacacacggacacacacacacactcgttcacaTCTTCATACAATCACAAAcgaaaatataataacaaaatatatattagaatggcagagagagagataacaagaCAGAGAAGACATGAAATTTCTAGTGATATTCCGTTAGCAAAATATTATCAACAAAAATTATACTTACAATTTTTGTAAATTGGTAAGTCCTCGAAACATTCCACTTTCGACCTTTTCGATTTTATTATATTCCAAAGTTCTGtcacataaaacagaatataaaacaaataatatataaacatttgtagtCTTAAAATAAAACGGAAAAAGACGGCTATGAAAGAGAAAAgcgtaatgatgataataaggacgaggagggaagggggagaatgTGGAATAAAGAGGTGAAAGACCAGGAGAAATTGAGCGGAATTTGGGAGGTGGGGAAGGAAAATGTCATAAAACATAAAGAACTATAGAAGTGGCAAGAGAATATGAAGAAAGGAAACGACGCATGGAAAATGGAAAAAGCAATAATTTTTAAAAGGAAAGGAACAGAAGGCGATGAACAATGAAGAAGAGGAAAGGTGCAGGAATAAAACCCATAGTAGAAGGacgtgcttcttcttcttcttcttctactactactactactactactactactactactactactactactactactactactactactgttactactactactactactactactactactactattgttactactactacgactaccagtagtggtagtactagtagcagcagcagcagtagtagtagtggtagtagttgtagtagtagtagtagtagcagtattagtagtggtagtagtaacagtagtagttgtagtagtagaagcatAGGTAGTGGAAGAGGTGAATAACAAAATGTAGATAAAGAAGAGGAAgcagaagataatgatgatgttgatgatgatgatgaagaagacgaagaagaagaaaaagaagaagaaggaagaagaaggaagaagaaggaaggagaaggaagaagaagaagaaggaaaagaagaagaagaagaaggaagaagaaggagaaaaagaagaagaagaaatgaagaagaagaagaagggagaagaagaagaagaagaaggagaagaagagaaagaagaaggaagaagaagaagaagaagaagaagaagaagaagaagaagagaagaaacagaaaagataTGTTTTTAAAGCTAAATGTTAAAGAAGATAAATTCAGAGAAATACTTAAAAGATGACAACGAATAATTTGGAAGTTGaaaacgatcacactcagatattttaaaaatctaatatCAGTGAAAGGATATCTGGGAAATCGATGCAAATTATAAGTGTTggaggaaggagaaggaaatACGTGACTATATTCTAAGTATTAGAATAATAAAATGAAGTGAATGAAGAAGTCGGATATagaattggcaaaaaaaaacGGTAAAGTGCAActggtagaaaagaaataaaataaaatatgttaataCAAATTACATAGTTtcatgtgtgaaggcgcatggctcggtAGTTAGAGCGTctagcttacgatcatgaggttgtgagttcgaatcccggcccgtgctgtgttcttgagcaagacactttatttcacgttgctccagttcactcagctgtagaaatgagttgcgacgtctcaggtgtcaagctgtatcggtccctttgcctttcccttggataacactggtggcatggggAGAGGaggcggtatgcatgggcgactgctgacctTCCAGAAACAACCTTGCCTTCTAGATGGTCAGTATCATGACCGAGAGGGGTCTcagatgtacatacaaacactaaCATTTACACGAACATACCGGTATACATTTTCGTTAATAAGTCTtgatgcagacatatatatatatatatattatatatatatatatatatatatatatccttgttaaCAAACATAAAGGCCTTTTAGAAAGTTCAAACAGATATTGTACCAATATGGGAACAGAATATGCGTTAGAGTGAAAAAATAGAGCGAGGGAAAGAGAAACGAGGGCACAGCAAAGTTACATAAAAATAACGTCCATAATGTATCTTAACGAAAGTGAACGAACTTACAATTGCTGCAATCGGTAAAGCCTTGGAAGCTTCCTTGTTCAATACTCGAATATTATTTCCATTTAAATACCTGcagcaataaagaaacaggataACAGTGTTTATTATGGAAAATGCGTGTGATTACATATTGAAATGAAACAAACGATGACAAGACAGATTATGGCAAACAggaataacagaaagaaaaacaagagaagaCGACGAGGCTGAAAGAGAAGAagtaggaaagaagaagaagaaaaagaagaaggagaggaggaggaagaaggaaaagaagaaaaatagaagtaaggagaagaataagaagatttaaaatatgaggaaaaataagcagaagttgtagtagtagagtagtagtagtagtagtagtagtagtagtagtagtagaagattcagaagaagaagaagaagaagaaggagaagaagaagaagacgaagaagaagaaaaagaagaagacaaaaaagaagaagaaggagcagAGGAGGAAAACGACGCTCATGAAGAAGACACAAAATAAtaagtataagaataataatgagtaaaatgttaagatgatgatgatgatgatgatgatgacattgattaTGATGTTGAAGGGGAATatctgcgcgcgcgtgcgtgtgtgtatgcatgtgagacaTGTATTCCATCTGGGTAAAAGAATGATATGAAAACCGTGTAAAAATGTTTTTAGTAGCACGATTTTTTGTTAATAACTATGATTTCTGTTACAGATCCACTCAGACACCGACAGAGATACGAAATGAACccaccacacacagatacaaatatatatgttcgcATAAAATAATACTCTCATGCACAacacatttattcattcatacagaGACATGTACACTCCTACACGTCTTCATAATCATACAAACGGAGATATAATGGCAGAATATAAATCAGAAATgcagaaagaaaaattagaaagagaAGACAAACTTTCTAGTGATATTACGTTAATAAAATATCAACGAAATTGAACTTACATTTCGTAAACTTGGTAAGACTTTGGAAGGTTCTACGTTCGACTTTCTCGATCTTATTATGCTCAAATGTTCTGTAACATGAAACAGATTATAAAGGA contains:
- the LOC115227103 gene encoding leucine-rich repeat-containing protein 15-like; this translates as MLVFVCTSETPLGHDTDHLEGKVVSGRTLEYNKIEKVESGMFRGLTNLQKLYLNGNNISSIEQGSFESLYRLQLLSLHRNSISHFSKEIFQGLQSLKELYLYRNNISSIEQGSFEDLSRLKILYLKNNTIEKIDHRIFHNLTSLEILTFEHNKIEKVERRTFQSLTNLQKLYLNGNNISSIEQGSFQGLYRLQQLSLHINNISHIEKGIFQDLPILKKL